The Spirochaeta cellobiosiphila DSM 17781 DNA segment AAAATTGTCTAAAACGTCTAAGGCTGTCTTCCCACTCATGATCAGATCCAAGATCTTTCTGAGACAGAGGAATCAAAGGAGGAACTCCTACCGTCCTCAACCCCAGTATGATTATAAAAATAAAAAAGCAGCCCAGAACAACTAAATACATCATATCCTTTTAGTCTATCGGGACTGCTTGCTTCTTGTATAGTGACTAAAGTTTTTTAAAAGTCTAACATAACTTCCCGATCACCACCTAACTCCAGGACTTCAATGGATTTCTTATGAATCCTGATACCAACAGAATAGAGGTATTCCTTCTGGCCCAACTTTAATCCCCACAAGGAGACAGTGAAGCCCTGATCTGCAATAAAGGAAGGAGCCTCGCTGGAATTAATTAATGTATATCCCCGTGACGTTAAATGGTTAATTAAAGTCTCCTGCCAAAAATCTATATCCTGTTCAGGATAATTATCTACAGTCTTGACCCTTAATTTAGCCCCTTCAGGAGACATGGCTAAGAAAACAGGTTTATCATCGATAAGAGCAAAACCTTTGGGCAAAACGACTTTAGGACCCCAAAAACTAAAACCCGGCTTCATCACCGATTGATTAATAAAATGGGCCATATCCAAATCATTAATCCAGTTAAAAGGAGAGGAGCGGTACTCGGGTAGACTATTATCCTGAAAAGATAAACTTACAGAAATATAAGCGTACTTTCGATCATTATCTAAACGTCTCAAAGACCCCTTATTGTAATCAATACGATTCATCAAACGACGTATCTCTTGTTCAAGAGCTAAGGTGCCTTCCACCTCTGAAGAATCTAAGTAGCTAAGATTTTTTTGTAATATCTCCTGGTTAGCTTCTAAAGAAGCCTTATTACTTTGGATTGATTGTCTTAGGTCACTAGAGGTTTGATCCCATCTTATCAGGTCTTCCGCATAGTCAGACAGGTATTCTCTAAAACTGATCAATTCTTCATTGGGTATACGAAGTTCGACTCGATCTGTGGATTTTAGAATGAAATACCCCCTATGGCCTTCTGTCCATTTAACCAATTCATTGGCGGCATTTAGATTATCTTTAACGAGTGCCTGGCTATCAATACTATAGGAAAGGAAAGACTCCTCTGCCCACAAACATAAAGAACCAAAGCTTAATAATAGCAGGGTAATAACTTTTCTCATTATTTTATTTCTCCCCTTTCTAATACATCCATAAACTGATCTAATCCTGATTCATCAAGGGTTGGACTGAAATACTCAACTATGTGTATCCATTTCTTATCAGTAATCACACCAACATAATACAAATAGGGTTCACGATCTTTACTAATGAAGGTAACAGATTTGATGTTCTGATTTCCAAAAGATTCTTCTCCCAAGTCTGCGCTTTTATAATAATCAGATAAATGATATTGAAGAGCTAACTGCCAAAAAGAACTATCACCTTTAGGTTCATTAGGAACAGAAGATATTCTAATAGAATGACCAGAGGCATCTTCTCCATTGAAATAATCTGCCTTATCAAAGACAGCCCAGGTTCCGCCAAGAGATAGTTTTACCTTTGCTTTAAGCACATCCGAGACGGGATACAAGGGATTTAGATCTTTGATCCAGGGAAAAGGTATATCTTCCTCTGTTAAGGCGGGCTCTACTTTTGGTTGTAATTCTAATGTGATTTGAGAATAGGAGGCTAACTGATTCATCACTTCGATTCTTTGTTTGATATTTTCGATCTCCTCTGTGAGTCGTCCAATCTCTCTTAGAATCTTTGCTCTCTCTTCAGGATCTGTACTCTTTTCCAATAAAGCATACAATCTGGTTCGTGTCTTCTCAGAAGTTTCTAACAAAGATTTCGTATCCTGAAAGGAATCAGTAATATCCTGGGTGGTTTCACTCATACTCAACAATTGTCCCAATCCTTGAATTTGGAGGAATACAGAATCATATAGGTCAACAGGTATTCTTAGTACGATATAAGTTTGATAGGACTGTTCTATATATCCACCATTAGCCAGGGTTAAATCTTCTGCTTCCTGTCTTATGGACTCTACATCATCGACTAATAACTTAACATATCCATTATAGATCTGTTTTCTATCTTGATTACTCT contains these protein-coding regions:
- a CDS encoding DUF4349 domain-containing protein — encoded protein: MRKVITLLLLSFGSLCLWAEESFLSYSIDSQALVKDNLNAANELVKWTEGHRGYFILKSTDRVELRIPNEELISFREYLSDYAEDLIRWDQTSSDLRQSIQSNKASLEANQEILQKNLSYLDSSEVEGTLALEQEIRRLMNRIDYNKGSLRRLDNDRKYAYISVSLSFQDNSLPEYRSSPFNWINDLDMAHFINQSVMKPGFSFWGPKVVLPKGFALIDDKPVFLAMSPEGAKLRVKTVDNYPEQDIDFWQETLINHLTSRGYTLINSSEAPSFIADQGFTVSLWGLKLGQKEYLYSVGIRIHKKSIEVLELGGDREVMLDF
- a CDS encoding DUF4349 domain-containing protein; its protein translation is MNKFVLLMTMVVISLTSCASYEHMPVETGRQNDEIVFEQQNKLMSSLDMSKKEIVTIDQERSALQAEDLIQSNQDRKQIYNGYVKLLVDDVESIRQEAEDLTLANGGYIEQSYQTYIVLRIPVDLYDSVFLQIQGLGQLLSMSETTQDITDSFQDTKSLLETSEKTRTRLYALLEKSTDPEERAKILREIGRLTEEIENIKQRIEVMNQLASYSQITLELQPKVEPALTEEDIPFPWIKDLNPLYPVSDVLKAKVKLSLGGTWAVFDKADYFNGEDASGHSIRISSVPNEPKGDSSFWQLALQYHLSDYYKSADLGEESFGNQNIKSVTFISKDREPYLYYVGVITDKKWIHIVEYFSPTLDESGLDQFMDVLERGEIK